The following proteins are encoded in a genomic region of Magnolia sinica isolate HGM2019 chromosome 1, MsV1, whole genome shotgun sequence:
- the LOC131256052 gene encoding F-box/kelch-repeat protein At1g55270-like isoform X2 codes for MCRVDAGLKTVVGARKFVPGSKLCIQPSIQSSVHTTRHKTSRGERSHSQSPLLPGLPDDLAIACLIRVPRVEHRKLRLVCKRWYRLLAGNFFYSLRKSLGIAEEWIYVMKRDGDGRISWHAFDPINQLWQPLPPVPGEYSTALGFGCAVLSGCHLYLFGGKDPLKGLMRRVVFYSARTNKWHRAPDMLRRRHFFGSCVMNNCLYVAGGESEGVHRSLRSAEVYDPNTNRWSFIADMSIKMVPFIGVVYDGRWFLKGLGSNRQVLSEVYVPESNSWYPVHDGMVSGWRNPSASLNGQLFALDCKDGCKLRVYDEASDSWSKHIDSRLHLGNSRALEAAALIPLKGKLCIVRNNMSISLVDVSKSDGTGMDQLWETLARKGQFKNFVVNLWLSLAGGSRLRSHIVHCQVLQA; via the coding sequence ATGTGTAGAGTCGACGCAGGCCTGAAAACCGTTGTGGGGGCAAGGAAATTCGTCCCGGGATCGAAGCTCTGCATTCAGCCCAGCATACAATCATCCGTCCACACAACCAGGCACAAGACATCACGGGGCGAGAGGAGCCACAGTCAATCTCCTTTGTTGCCGGGCCTTCCTGATGACCTGGCCATCGCTTGCTTGATTCGGGTCCCACGTGTCGAGCACAGGAAGTTACGGCTAGTCTGCAAGCGATGGTATCGCCTTCTGGCAGGCAACTTCTTTTACTCACTTCGCAAAAGCCTTGGAATCGCAGAAGAATGGATCTACGTCATGAAAAGAGATGGGGATGGGCGGATCTCATGGCACGCCTTTGATCCCATAAACCAACTTTGGCAGCCCCTCCCACCTGTACCGGGAGAGTATTCCACTGCCCTCGGCTTTGGGTGCGCCGTTCTCAGTGGCTGCCACCTTTACCTATTTGGTGGCAAAGACCCACTTAAGGGATTGATGAGGCGGGTTGTCTTTTACAGTGCACGGACTAACAAGTGGCACCGGGCTCCGGATATGCTGCGGCGGCGGCACTTCTTCGGTTCCTGCGTCATGAACAACTGCCTGTATGTTGCTGGAGGGGAAAGTGAGGGGGTCCATCGGTCATTGAGGTCGGCCGAGGTTTATGATCCAAACACAAATAGGTGGTCTTTTATCGCCGATATGAGCATCAAGATGGTGCCATTTATTGGAGTTGTGTATGATGGGAGGTGGTTTTTGAAAGGGCTCGGGTCCAACCGACAGGTTCTGAGCGAGGTCTACGTTCCTGAGTCCAATAGCTGGTACCCAGTCCATGATGGGATGGTCTCTGGCTGGCGGAACCCAAGTGCCTCCTTAAACGGACAGCTCTTTGCTTTGGACTGTAAGGACGGATGTAAGCTGAGAGTCTATGACGAGGCCAGTGATTCCTGGAGCAAGCACATTGACAGCAGGCTGCACTTGGGAAATTCCCGAGCATTGGAAGCAGCAGCTCTCATCCCTCTGAAGGGGAAGCTGTGCATTGTCCGCAACAACATGAGCATTTCATTGGTGGACGTCTCGAAATCAGACGGCACGGGCATGGATCAGCTCTGGGAGACCCTAGCAAGAAAAGGGCAGTTCAAGAATTTTGTTGTGAATCTATGGTTGAGCCTCGCTGGTGGGAGCCGTCTTAGAAGCCACATTGTACACTGCCAGGTCCTTCAAGCATGA
- the LOC131256052 gene encoding F-box/kelch-repeat protein At1g55270-like isoform X1: MEGGNQPPQVVTSACMCRVDAGLKTVVGARKFVPGSKLCIQPSIQSSVHTTRHKTSRGERSHSQSPLLPGLPDDLAIACLIRVPRVEHRKLRLVCKRWYRLLAGNFFYSLRKSLGIAEEWIYVMKRDGDGRISWHAFDPINQLWQPLPPVPGEYSTALGFGCAVLSGCHLYLFGGKDPLKGLMRRVVFYSARTNKWHRAPDMLRRRHFFGSCVMNNCLYVAGGESEGVHRSLRSAEVYDPNTNRWSFIADMSIKMVPFIGVVYDGRWFLKGLGSNRQVLSEVYVPESNSWYPVHDGMVSGWRNPSASLNGQLFALDCKDGCKLRVYDEASDSWSKHIDSRLHLGNSRALEAAALIPLKGKLCIVRNNMSISLVDVSKSDGTGMDQLWETLARKGQFKNFVVNLWLSLAGGSRLRSHIVHCQVLQA, encoded by the exons ATGGAGGGAGGGAATCAACCTCCACAG GTTGTTACTAGTGCATGCATGTGTAGAGTCGACGCAGGCCTGAAAACCGTTGTGGGGGCAAGGAAATTCGTCCCGGGATCGAAGCTCTGCATTCAGCCCAGCATACAATCATCCGTCCACACAACCAGGCACAAGACATCACGGGGCGAGAGGAGCCACAGTCAATCTCCTTTGTTGCCGGGCCTTCCTGATGACCTGGCCATCGCTTGCTTGATTCGGGTCCCACGTGTCGAGCACAGGAAGTTACGGCTAGTCTGCAAGCGATGGTATCGCCTTCTGGCAGGCAACTTCTTTTACTCACTTCGCAAAAGCCTTGGAATCGCAGAAGAATGGATCTACGTCATGAAAAGAGATGGGGATGGGCGGATCTCATGGCACGCCTTTGATCCCATAAACCAACTTTGGCAGCCCCTCCCACCTGTACCGGGAGAGTATTCCACTGCCCTCGGCTTTGGGTGCGCCGTTCTCAGTGGCTGCCACCTTTACCTATTTGGTGGCAAAGACCCACTTAAGGGATTGATGAGGCGGGTTGTCTTTTACAGTGCACGGACTAACAAGTGGCACCGGGCTCCGGATATGCTGCGGCGGCGGCACTTCTTCGGTTCCTGCGTCATGAACAACTGCCTGTATGTTGCTGGAGGGGAAAGTGAGGGGGTCCATCGGTCATTGAGGTCGGCCGAGGTTTATGATCCAAACACAAATAGGTGGTCTTTTATCGCCGATATGAGCATCAAGATGGTGCCATTTATTGGAGTTGTGTATGATGGGAGGTGGTTTTTGAAAGGGCTCGGGTCCAACCGACAGGTTCTGAGCGAGGTCTACGTTCCTGAGTCCAATAGCTGGTACCCAGTCCATGATGGGATGGTCTCTGGCTGGCGGAACCCAAGTGCCTCCTTAAACGGACAGCTCTTTGCTTTGGACTGTAAGGACGGATGTAAGCTGAGAGTCTATGACGAGGCCAGTGATTCCTGGAGCAAGCACATTGACAGCAGGCTGCACTTGGGAAATTCCCGAGCATTGGAAGCAGCAGCTCTCATCCCTCTGAAGGGGAAGCTGTGCATTGTCCGCAACAACATGAGCATTTCATTGGTGGACGTCTCGAAATCAGACGGCACGGGCATGGATCAGCTCTGGGAGACCCTAGCAAGAAAAGGGCAGTTCAAGAATTTTGTTGTGAATCTATGGTTGAGCCTCGCTGGTGGGAGCCGTCTTAGAAGCCACATTGTACACTGCCAGGTCCTTCAAGCATGA